CCGTAGTTACTCACTGGCAAATGCAAGTCATGTAGAAAAATTACTTGAATTGCATATCAGAGCCGTCAACGGCGGGGCGATGAGTGATTATTGGTTTAACCACGCCAGAACAAATGATCTATTGCGTCTGAACGGGCCGCTGGGTACTTTCTTTCTGCGCGGATGTGCAAACACCGACATCTTCTTTTTGGCAACAGGTACTGGCATAGCGCCAGTGAAAGCCATACTTGAATCGTTGACACAAATGCACGAAGAGCAGCTGCCTAGGTCCGTGACCGTGCTATGGGGTGGGCGGAAACCCGAGGATTTCTATATGGACATTGCAGCCATCCCTGGAAAGCACCGTTATATCCCTGCGATTTCTCGCCATAACGAGGGTTGGACTGGTGCTAAAGGGTACGTTCAGGATATTTTGTTATCTACAGCGCCGGATCTAAGTAATTCGGCCGTCTACGCTTGCGGCTCTGACAACATGATCCACGATGCAAAAAAATTACTGTCCGATGCTGGTTTGCCCTTGGAGCGTTTTTACTCAGATGCATTTGTCAGTTCAGGCAACATTTAACCAATCTGAAGACGAAATATGAAAGCAGTCATTCTTGCAGGAGGGCTGGGCACAAGACTCAGCGAGGAGACATCAACCCGACCAAAGCCTATGGTGGAAATTGGTGGCAAGCCAATGCTTTGGCACATTATGAAAATGTATTCCCACCATGGCATCAATGATTTCGTGGTGTGTTGCGGATACAAGGGTTACGTCATCAAAGAGTATTTCGCAAACTACTTCCTACACATGTCAGACGTTACCTTTGACATGCAAGCCAACACCATGCACGTGCATGAGAAACGTGCTGAGCCATGGAAAGTCACCCTTGTAGATACTGGGGATGACTCAATGACTGGCGGACGTCTTGGCCGAGTTGCCA
This window of the Pandoraea fibrosis genome carries:
- a CDS encoding 2Fe-2S iron-sulfur cluster-binding protein; the protein is MSIVHLTSGREFAIESGSSILDAASSAGIALPYSCRTGRCSACKALVRRGQTRSLTDETGLSPEEIERGWILTCVRTAETDVELDTEDLGGITLPQPKTLPCRIAELEKLAPDVVRVKLRLPPTSAFSFIPGQYINVIGANGLRRSYSLANASHVEKLLELHIRAVNGGAMSDYWFNHARTNDLLRLNGPLGTFFLRGCANTDIFFLATGTGIAPVKAILESLTQMHEEQLPRSVTVLWGGRKPEDFYMDIAAIPGKHRYIPAISRHNEGWTGAKGYVQDILLSTAPDLSNSAVYACGSDNMIHDAKKLLSDAGLPLERFYSDAFVSSGNI